The Nitrospirota bacterium genome includes a window with the following:
- a CDS encoding type II toxin-antitoxin system VapB family antitoxin produces MHITKGMLLRTTLDLNEKLIRELMEATSAKTKTEAIHRAAAELIRRKKLDQLKALSGKIRLDLDWKQLEQAEIRHQASLKRRRHGHR; encoded by the coding sequence ATGCATATCACGAAGGGGATGCTCTTGCGGACGACCCTGGATCTCAACGAGAAACTCATTCGTGAACTGATGGAGGCGACATCCGCCAAGACCAAGACCGAGGCGATCCATCGGGCGGCAGCGGAATTGATCCGCAGGAAGAAGCTGGATCAGCTCAAGGCCTTGAGCGGCAAGATCCGTCTCGACCTGGATTGGAAACAACTGGAACAGGCCGAGATCCGCCATCAAGCCTCCTTGAAACGCCGCCGGCATGGTCATCGCTGA
- a CDS encoding PIN domain-containing protein: MVIADTSVRIPFFNRPDSPEKAVLDLLIDADEIALVGVVLAELLQGCRTSSERHSLSDALLALPYYEVTQSTWLQAGTLSASLLRRGVTLPLSDLIIAALAIERDCPVHSLDAHFKKIPGLHLYSPA; encoded by the coding sequence ATGGTCATCGCTGATACCTCCGTCCGGATTCCCTTCTTTAATCGCCCGGATTCGCCGGAGAAAGCGGTCCTCGACTTACTCATCGACGCTGACGAGATTGCTCTCGTCGGCGTGGTCTTGGCCGAATTGCTCCAGGGCTGCCGAACTTCGTCCGAACGCCATTCGCTCTCCGATGCCTTGCTTGCCCTGCCGTATTATGAAGTGACTCAATCCACTTGGTTGCAGGCCGGCACTCTTTCGGCGTCGCTGCTCCGCAGAGGGGTGACCTTGCCGCTCTCGGACCTGATCATCGCCGCCTTAGCCATCGAGCGGGACTGCCCTGTGCATAGTCTGGACGCCCACTTCAAAAAGATTCCAGGGCTCCATCTCTACTCTCCCGCGTAG
- a CDS encoding nucleotidyltransferase: MKTDDLREEPASPLPPGLQSLLTNVLADLSTLSVPHCLIGAAALGAWGRPRATHDLDLLILVDQDAKERLIARLSSSGITVNQQWQAANPMAETRVTRFVSQRHPDYPLDLIHASDRHEREALTRTRTIQLHGLSLSVVSPEDLMILKLKAGRPTDFDDVISIVQNPRLHLDLSYLWNWADQLGLQGELHYVLRAAGAEG; encoded by the coding sequence GTGAAGACCGACGATCTCCGTGAAGAGCCAGCGTCACCCCTTCCACCCGGCCTGCAGTCTCTTTTGACCAACGTCCTGGCTGATCTCTCCACACTGTCCGTTCCGCATTGTCTCATCGGAGCTGCGGCTCTCGGAGCCTGGGGCCGGCCCAGAGCCACGCACGATCTTGATCTGCTCATCCTTGTCGATCAGGATGCCAAGGAACGGCTCATCGCTCGGCTGTCATCGTCTGGTATCACCGTCAATCAGCAGTGGCAGGCGGCCAATCCGATGGCCGAAACCAGGGTCACTCGTTTTGTCTCGCAGCGTCATCCCGACTACCCGCTCGATCTTATCCATGCCTCAGACCGACATGAACGCGAGGCGTTGACACGGACACGGACGATCCAGCTTCATGGGCTCTCGCTCTCCGTCGTAAGCCCGGAAGACCTGATGATCCTCAAACTTAAAGCCGGCCGCCCGACAGATTTTGACGACGTGATTAGCATCGTCCAGAACCCGCGTCTGCACCTCGATCTCAGCTACCTGTGGAACTGGGCCGACCAGTTGGGCTTGCAGGGCGAACTGCACTACGTCCTCCGAGCGGCCGGGGCTGAAGGCTAA